From Actinoplanes oblitus, a single genomic window includes:
- a CDS encoding sulfurtransferase translates to MSRDNALVSADWAEKNLDTPGIVFVEVDEDTSAYDGGHIPGAIKIDWKRDLQDPVRRDFVNQEQFSTLLSERGISNDDTVILYGGNNNWFAAYAYWYFKLYGHESVKLLDGGRKKWELDARVYTKDVPARATTSYQAKAPNLAIRAFRDEVVQAIGVQNLVDVRSPDEYAGRLLAPAHLPQEQSQRAGHIPTAISVPWSKAANEDGTFKSDEELAKIYGDAGLDGSKDTIAYCRIGERSSHTWFVLKELLGQENVKNYDGSWTEYGSLIGVPIALGDEPGKA, encoded by the coding sequence ATGAGTCGCGACAACGCACTCGTATCGGCCGACTGGGCCGAGAAGAACCTGGACACCCCCGGCATCGTCTTCGTCGAGGTGGACGAGGACACCAGCGCTTACGACGGCGGCCACATCCCGGGCGCCATCAAGATCGACTGGAAGCGGGACCTGCAGGACCCGGTCCGCCGCGACTTCGTCAACCAGGAGCAGTTCTCCACGCTGCTGTCCGAGCGCGGGATCAGCAACGACGACACGGTGATCCTGTACGGCGGCAACAACAACTGGTTCGCGGCGTACGCGTACTGGTACTTCAAGCTCTACGGCCACGAGTCGGTCAAGCTGCTCGACGGTGGCCGCAAGAAGTGGGAGCTGGACGCTCGCGTCTACACCAAGGACGTGCCGGCCCGGGCCACGACCTCCTACCAGGCCAAGGCGCCGAACCTGGCGATCCGCGCGTTCCGCGACGAGGTCGTGCAGGCCATCGGCGTGCAGAACCTGGTCGACGTGCGCAGCCCCGACGAGTACGCCGGCCGCCTGCTCGCCCCCGCGCACCTGCCGCAGGAGCAGTCGCAGCGCGCCGGTCACATCCCGACCGCGATCAGCGTGCCGTGGAGCAAGGCCGCCAACGAGGACGGCACGTTCAAGTCCGACGAGGAACTCGCCAAGATCTACGGCGACGCGGGCCTGGACGGCAGCAAGGACACCATCGCGTACTGCCGGATCGGCGAGCGCTCCTCGCACACCTGGTTCGTGCTCAAGGAGCTGCTCGGCCAGGAGAACGTGAAGAACTACGACGGTTCCTGGACTGAGTACGGCTCGCTCATCGGCGTGCCGATCGCCCTCGGCGACGAGCCCGGAAAGGCCTGA
- a CDS encoding Ms5788A family Cys-rich leader peptide: protein MSPLLTKRRAIDLCRVAACLCRSV from the coding sequence ATGAGCCCGTTGCTCACGAAAAGGCGCGCGATCGACCTGTGTCGCGTGGCCGCGTGCCTGTGTCGCTCCGTCTGA
- a CDS encoding DUF1416 domain-containing protein, protein MTVPTANAAAAANIAGCAAPDQSAPLPASVDLEKETVITGLVRTAEGEAVGGAYVRLLDGSGEFTAEVVTSPEGVFRFFAAPGSWTLRALSRFGNGELAVDATRGVNEVALSVAAA, encoded by the coding sequence ATGACTGTTCCCACCGCGAACGCCGCGGCCGCCGCCAACATCGCCGGTTGCGCTGCTCCCGACCAGTCCGCTCCCCTCCCCGCGAGCGTCGACCTGGAGAAGGAGACCGTCATCACCGGCCTGGTGCGGACCGCCGAGGGTGAGGCAGTGGGCGGCGCCTACGTCCGCCTGCTGGACGGCTCCGGCGAGTTCACCGCCGAGGTCGTCACCTCGCCGGAGGGCGTGTTCCGCTTCTTCGCCGCCCCGGGTTCCTGGACCCTGCGCGCCCTGAGCCGCTTCGGCAACGGCGAACTCGCCGTGGACGCCACCCGCGGCGTCAACGAGGTGGCCCTCAGCGTCGCCGCCGCCTGA